One genomic window of Sphingomonas ginsengisoli An et al. 2013 includes the following:
- the kdsB gene encoding 3-deoxy-manno-octulosonate cytidylyltransferase, with amino-acid sequence MLRGAGGVARPLIEWSWRAAHRAFAELPIYVATDDQRIVAEVERFGGRALLTSADCRNGTERCAEAAEILGDRIEVVINLQGDALLTPPTILQALHERLRGDATVEVATPAIRAADATLAHLLAEQEAGRVGGTTVVTNAAGDALYFSKHLLPHGAARAGCPVALHLGVYAYRREALRRYSAAPPAAAELAEGLEQLRFLDQGVRVAVVDCPPPDQLTAELNNPEDAAPIEAELARLGLD; translated from the coding sequence ATGCTGCGCGGCGCCGGCGGCGTGGCGCGCCCGCTGATCGAATGGAGTTGGCGGGCGGCGCACAGGGCCTTCGCGGAGTTGCCGATCTACGTCGCGACCGATGACCAACGTATCGTGGCCGAGGTGGAGCGGTTCGGTGGCCGGGCGCTGTTGACCTCGGCCGATTGCCGCAACGGGACCGAGCGCTGCGCCGAGGCTGCCGAGATATTGGGCGACCGCATCGAGGTGGTGATCAATCTGCAGGGGGACGCGCTGCTCACGCCCCCGACCATCCTGCAGGCATTGCATGAGCGCCTCCGAGGCGACGCGACGGTCGAGGTCGCCACACCCGCTATCCGCGCTGCCGACGCGACCTTGGCGCATCTGCTCGCCGAGCAAGAAGCGGGGCGCGTCGGCGGGACGACGGTGGTTACCAACGCCGCCGGCGACGCACTTTATTTTTCCAAGCATCTACTTCCGCACGGGGCCGCCCGCGCCGGATGTCCGGTCGCCCTGCATCTCGGCGTCTATGCCTATCGTCGCGAGGCGTTGCGGCGCTACTCCGCTGCACCGCCGGCGGCGGCAGAGCTTGCGGAGGGGCTCGAACAGCTCCGCTTCCTCGACCAGGGAGTGCGGGTGGCGGTGGTTGATTGTCCGCCGCCCGACCAGCTAACGGCCGAGCTTAACAACCCCGAGGATGCGGCGCCGATCGAGGCGGAGCTTGCTCGGCTTGGACTGGACTGA
- a CDS encoding GDP-mannose 4,6-dehydratase, protein MPDEGVVQRGGGGRRILVTGLTGFTGRYLHPLLADAGYEVHGTVQRTGEEAAVEGATLHVANLSDAARLAELVAEIAPTDVVHLAAIAFVGGDARAMYETNLLGSRNLLEALAAAPERPSVVLMASSANVYGNAPEGVLDETMPPAPANDYGVSKLAMEALARTYADRLPITLVRPFNYTGRGQAEHFLIPKIVAHARRREPRIELGNLDVARDFSDVRTVVDAYARLLDRPELAGQVFNVCSGRPVTLQEIVDRVAAITGARMAVVVNPSFVRANEVRSLSGSATRLEAAIGPLRAIPLDDTLRWMLDD, encoded by the coding sequence ATGCCGGACGAAGGGGTCGTCCAGCGGGGAGGCGGCGGTCGACGGATACTCGTCACCGGCCTTACCGGCTTCACCGGGCGCTACCTTCATCCGCTGCTCGCCGACGCGGGCTACGAAGTTCACGGGACGGTCCAGCGAACGGGCGAAGAGGCCGCGGTCGAAGGCGCGACACTGCATGTCGCCAATCTGTCCGACGCCGCGCGGCTGGCCGAGCTCGTCGCCGAGATCGCGCCGACCGATGTCGTCCACCTGGCTGCGATTGCCTTCGTCGGCGGTGATGCGCGGGCAATGTACGAGACCAATCTGCTCGGATCGCGCAACCTGCTCGAGGCACTGGCGGCAGCTCCCGAGCGGCCTTCGGTGGTGCTCATGGCAAGCAGCGCCAACGTCTATGGTAACGCGCCTGAAGGCGTACTCGACGAGACGATGCCGCCCGCGCCGGCGAACGATTATGGCGTTTCCAAGCTGGCGATGGAGGCCTTGGCGCGCACCTACGCCGACCGGCTGCCAATCACCCTGGTGCGCCCGTTCAATTACACCGGTCGCGGCCAGGCCGAGCATTTCCTCATCCCCAAGATCGTCGCCCACGCGCGCCGGCGCGAGCCGCGGATCGAGCTCGGCAATCTCGATGTCGCCCGCGATTTCTCGGACGTGCGAACAGTGGTCGACGCCTATGCCCGGCTGCTCGACCGGCCTGAGCTGGCGGGGCAGGTGTTCAACGTCTGCTCGGGCCGACCAGTCACCCTGCAGGAGATCGTCGACCGGGTTGCGGCAATCACTGGCGCGCGGATGGCTGTCGTGGTCAACCCCTCCTTCGTTCGCGCCAACGAGGTCCGCTCGCTGAGCGGATCTGCCACGCGGCTCGAGGCGGCGATCGGGCCGCTGCGGGCCATTCCGCTCGACGACACGCTGCGCTGGATGCTGGACGACTAG
- a CDS encoding FkbM family methyltransferase, producing the protein MSFTSYAQNFEDVLLWRALGHVEHGRYLDVGAQDPEWDSVSMAFYQRGWRGIHVEPTPDYARKLREQRPDEEVVEAAVSMAPGPITLHEIPETGLTTGVRSIADGHVRAGRKARDIQVPTVRLSALLGRADPFHWMKIDVEGMEADVLESWGDHPARPWLAVVEATLPNSREHSDGPWRHQLERRGYREVHFDGLSRYFVHEGKAELAEAFACPPNIFDGFVITAKHFANQRILEELEALERRADATATEVRASEAGLVATRAQLAETKSQQLSLEAERGELQAANARQKEEMAAAVASHRAEQAALNAQLAQAEEQSARRHEAVRFLSDHLETERENAEAIAIGRNVAAGAGQRGGNGGALSQSARHGRGHDFAGPCGARRRLAPAAAAVGHPRCRSFAYARLRRPRHQLSFPSQCAKRSRISSWGSRIIVAQLFRSNR; encoded by the coding sequence ATGAGCTTCACTTCTTACGCACAGAATTTCGAAGACGTGTTGTTGTGGCGGGCGCTCGGGCATGTCGAGCACGGCCGCTATCTCGACGTCGGCGCGCAGGATCCGGAGTGGGACTCGGTCAGCATGGCCTTCTACCAACGCGGCTGGCGGGGCATCCATGTCGAACCGACCCCAGACTATGCGCGCAAGCTGCGGGAACAGCGGCCCGACGAAGAGGTCGTCGAGGCGGCGGTCTCGATGGCGCCCGGGCCCATCACGCTTCACGAAATTCCGGAAACCGGGCTTACCACGGGCGTGCGCAGCATCGCTGATGGGCATGTCCGGGCGGGGCGCAAAGCCCGCGACATCCAGGTCCCGACCGTGCGGTTGAGCGCCTTGCTCGGCCGGGCCGATCCGTTCCATTGGATGAAGATCGACGTCGAGGGGATGGAAGCCGACGTCCTCGAAAGCTGGGGCGACCATCCGGCGCGGCCGTGGCTTGCCGTCGTCGAGGCGACGCTTCCCAACTCACGCGAGCACAGCGACGGGCCGTGGCGGCACCAGCTCGAACGGCGCGGCTATCGCGAAGTGCATTTCGACGGGCTGAGCCGCTACTTCGTCCACGAGGGCAAGGCCGAGCTGGCCGAGGCATTTGCCTGCCCGCCAAACATTTTCGACGGCTTCGTTATCACCGCCAAGCATTTCGCCAACCAACGGATTTTGGAGGAGCTCGAGGCCCTAGAACGCCGCGCTGACGCTACGGCCACTGAGGTCCGTGCCAGCGAAGCGGGCCTCGTCGCCACGCGGGCCCAACTGGCGGAGACAAAGTCCCAACAATTGTCGCTAGAAGCCGAACGCGGCGAACTCCAGGCGGCCAATGCGCGGCAGAAAGAGGAGATGGCGGCGGCAGTGGCCTCTCATCGTGCTGAACAGGCCGCACTCAACGCCCAGCTGGCACAGGCCGAGGAACAATCGGCGCGACGCCACGAAGCAGTCCGCTTTCTCTCCGACCATCTCGAAACGGAGCGCGAGAACGCGGAGGCAATCGCCATAGGCCGAAACGTTGCAGCGGGAGCTGGCCAGAGAGGCGGTAACGGCGGAGCGTTATCGCAGTCAGCTCGCCACGGCCGAGGCCATGATTTCGCAGGCCCTTGCGGAGCGCGGCGGAGGCTGGCACCGGCTGCGGCGGCGGTTGGGCATCCCCGCTGCCGATCCTTTGCGTACGCTCGGCTCCGGCGACCCCGTCACCAACTTTCGTTCCCCTCACAATGCGCGAAGCGGTCGAGGATTTCGAGCTGGGGATCGAGGATCATCGTGGCGCAACTTTTTCGCTCGAATCGCTGA
- a CDS encoding ABC transporter ATP-binding protein → MIEMRAVNKTYPTRSGPARVLKDVDLTVDMGERVGILGRNGAGKSTMIRLISGAELPTSGTITRDMSVSWPLAFGGAFQGALTGWDNLRFICRVYGVDWRDKKAYVEDFSELGIYLREPVKSYSSGMRARLAFAISMVIEFDCFLIDEIIAVGDARFHQKCNHELFDKRGERAMIIVSHEPGYIREHCNRAAVLHQGSLVHFDNVDDAYDFYTKASLTAVAA, encoded by the coding sequence ATGATTGAGATGCGTGCCGTCAACAAGACCTACCCGACCCGTTCCGGACCGGCCCGGGTGCTCAAGGACGTCGATCTCACGGTCGACATGGGTGAGCGAGTCGGTATCCTCGGCCGCAACGGCGCGGGCAAATCGACCATGATCCGACTGATCAGCGGCGCCGAGCTACCGACCAGCGGGACGATCACCCGCGACATGAGCGTCTCGTGGCCGCTGGCCTTTGGCGGCGCTTTCCAGGGGGCGCTGACCGGGTGGGACAATCTGCGCTTCATCTGCCGCGTCTACGGCGTCGACTGGCGCGACAAGAAGGCCTATGTCGAGGACTTCTCAGAACTCGGCATCTACCTGCGCGAACCGGTCAAAAGCTACTCGTCGGGCATGCGGGCGCGGCTCGCCTTCGCCATTTCGATGGTGATCGAGTTCGATTGCTTCCTGATCGACGAGATCATCGCGGTCGGCGACGCGCGCTTCCACCAGAAGTGCAATCATGAGTTGTTCGACAAGCGCGGCGAGCGGGCGATGATCATCGTCTCGCACGAGCCGGGCTATATCCGCGAGCATTGCAACCGCGCCGCCGTCCTGCACCAGGGCTCGCTGGTGCATTTCGACAATGTCGACGACGCCTACGACTTCTACACGAAGGCGAGCCTGACGGCCGTCGCGGCGTGA
- a CDS encoding ABC transporter permease translates to MTPADPVPAPQPTSLARSWAIQRRVIWALVLREIPSRYGRHNIGFLWLFVEPMIFTLAVTALWTATRSVHGSSLPIVAFAITGYSSVLLWRNMPNRAIGALAPNLSLFYHRNVRPIDIYLSRLLLEAAGATTSFVFLVVFFCSIGWLEPPEYILQIVFGWIMLACFGFDLSAFFGALSERFELVAKLLQPTAYILCPLSGAAFLVDALPTEGQKYVLLLPKVLGVEYIREEFFGSQIVAHYDMGYMALCNLALTLLGLAEVAKTSREVIPE, encoded by the coding sequence TTGACGCCCGCCGACCCCGTCCCGGCGCCGCAGCCGACTAGCCTCGCGCGCTCCTGGGCAATCCAGCGGCGGGTGATCTGGGCGCTGGTGCTCCGCGAGATCCCGTCCCGCTACGGACGCCATAATATCGGCTTCCTGTGGCTGTTCGTCGAGCCGATGATCTTCACCCTGGCGGTCACCGCACTATGGACCGCGACCCGCTCGGTCCACGGGTCGAGCCTGCCGATCGTTGCCTTTGCGATCACCGGCTATTCAAGTGTTCTGCTGTGGCGCAACATGCCCAACCGAGCGATCGGCGCGCTCGCGCCGAATCTCTCGCTGTTCTATCACCGCAACGTTCGGCCGATCGATATCTACCTGTCGCGCCTGCTACTCGAGGCGGCGGGAGCGACGACGTCGTTCGTCTTCCTGGTGGTGTTCTTCTGCTCGATCGGCTGGCTCGAACCGCCCGAGTACATTCTCCAGATCGTTTTCGGCTGGATCATGCTCGCTTGTTTCGGTTTCGATCTGTCGGCGTTCTTCGGTGCACTGTCCGAGCGCTTCGAGCTGGTCGCAAAGCTGTTGCAACCGACCGCTTATATTCTGTGCCCGCTGTCGGGGGCGGCATTCCTCGTCGACGCACTGCCGACCGAAGGTCAGAAGTATGTCCTCCTGCTGCCGAAGGTGCTTGGGGTAGAATATATCCGCGAAGAGTTCTTCGGCAGCCAGATCGTCGCTCATTACGACATGGGCTACATGGCGCTCTGCAATCTTGCCTTGACGCTGCTCGGGCTCGCCGAAGTAGCCAAGACCAGCCGCGAGGTCATTCCCGAATGA
- a CDS encoding class I mannose-6-phosphate isomerase → MKLAACLSEKPWGQVDVPWQHRGANGVRIGEVAFRHPAGAELPVLIKYLYTSERLSIQVHPDNAQARAVGHPCGKDEMWIVLAAEPGATIGLGLKQSCEPAQFASAVRDGSVVDLLDWKPVARGDVIYNRAGTIHAAGAGLVLLEVQQSADLTYRLFDYGRPRELHLDEGLRVAYFGRHDSARDGSVADRRSRILADGPYFGAAWCVGAFPVGLPTTAAWQVVVVSGSVRHQGLTYQIGQALCAASLEGLDLPGDAELLLAWPVQAALAQAA, encoded by the coding sequence GTGAAGCTCGCCGCGTGTTTGAGCGAAAAGCCGTGGGGACAGGTTGACGTCCCATGGCAGCATCGTGGAGCGAATGGCGTTCGGATCGGGGAGGTCGCCTTCCGCCATCCCGCGGGTGCCGAGCTGCCGGTCCTGATCAAATATCTCTACACCAGCGAGCGACTGTCGATCCAAGTTCATCCTGATAACGCCCAGGCTCGCGCGGTTGGGCATCCGTGCGGCAAGGACGAGATGTGGATCGTGCTCGCGGCCGAACCGGGCGCGACGATCGGGCTCGGGCTCAAGCAGTCGTGCGAGCCGGCGCAATTCGCTTCGGCAGTGCGCGACGGAAGCGTGGTCGACCTGCTCGACTGGAAGCCGGTTGCGCGCGGCGATGTCATCTACAACCGGGCTGGAACCATTCATGCCGCGGGCGCGGGGCTGGTGCTGCTCGAAGTCCAGCAGAGCGCCGACCTCACCTATCGCCTGTTCGATTATGGCCGGCCGCGCGAACTGCATCTCGACGAGGGGTTGCGGGTCGCTTATTTCGGGCGGCATGACTCCGCGCGAGATGGCAGCGTGGCCGATCGGCGCAGCCGCATTCTCGCTGATGGTCCTTATTTCGGCGCGGCCTGGTGCGTGGGCGCATTCCCGGTGGGCCTGCCGACCACGGCGGCCTGGCAGGTCGTGGTTGTCAGCGGTTCCGTTCGCCATCAGGGCCTTACCTATCAAATCGGGCAAGCCTTATGCGCGGCGTCGCTGGAGGGCCTCGACCTGCCCGGCGACGCCGAACTCCTGCTGGCTTGGCCGGTCCAAGCGGCACTGGCCCAGGCCGCATGA
- a CDS encoding glycosyltransferase family 4 protein, protein MKQLVRLWSGVHRHAWFARHRRRFRESEPRRPRVYVDVSVIARNDARTGIQRVVRALWLELSRRHHPTHDFVPVYAGARHGYRRACWKATAERPTLTAEVVKAAPGDHFIGLDLSAHYLPSCTRQLADWRAAGLMTHFVVYDLLPVLQPDWFNAGTVGHFTRWLDTIAAHGDSLLSISDAVGRQLADHFDPVARPPLGRLRLSGDLTHSRPTTGIPALVAEQLDAMARRPTLLMVGTVEPRKGYSVALHAMERLWAAPQSSAPDLMIIGKAGWKTGALQQQIRQHAEYGRRLHWLEGVSDEALEVAYARASALLLATRSEGYGLPLAEASRHRKWVLARDLPVFREQLLSNVRYFGDDHPEPLAAAIERIMAVAAQGDPPVQHLLSWAECADELLVEIGVDRPAVVDEPIEQDERRVAAR, encoded by the coding sequence GTGAAGCAGCTGGTGCGTCTCTGGTCGGGCGTGCATCGGCATGCCTGGTTCGCGCGCCATCGCCGCCGCTTCCGCGAGAGCGAGCCGCGCCGGCCGCGGGTCTATGTCGACGTTTCGGTGATCGCGCGCAATGACGCCCGCACGGGCATCCAGCGGGTGGTGCGTGCGCTGTGGCTCGAGTTGAGCCGTCGCCACCACCCGACCCACGATTTCGTCCCCGTCTATGCCGGTGCTCGGCACGGCTATCGTCGCGCCTGCTGGAAGGCGACGGCGGAGCGGCCGACGCTAACCGCTGAGGTCGTCAAGGCGGCGCCCGGCGATCACTTCATCGGGCTCGACCTGTCGGCGCATTACCTGCCGTCTTGTACCCGGCAGCTGGCCGACTGGCGCGCGGCGGGTCTCATGACCCACTTCGTGGTCTATGACCTGCTGCCGGTGCTCCAGCCAGACTGGTTCAATGCCGGGACCGTCGGTCACTTCACCCGCTGGCTCGACACCATCGCGGCACATGGCGACAGCTTGCTCAGCATTTCAGATGCGGTCGGGCGACAGCTCGCCGATCATTTCGATCCCGTCGCGCGGCCGCCACTCGGCCGCCTTCGGCTCAGTGGCGATCTGACCCATTCGCGGCCGACGACCGGTATTCCCGCGCTCGTCGCCGAGCAGCTGGATGCAATGGCGAGGCGCCCGACGCTGCTGATGGTCGGCACAGTCGAGCCGCGCAAAGGCTATTCGGTGGCGCTGCACGCGATGGAGAGGCTGTGGGCCGCCCCCCAGTCGAGCGCGCCCGACCTGATGATCATTGGCAAGGCGGGCTGGAAGACTGGCGCCCTGCAGCAGCAGATCCGGCAGCATGCCGAATATGGGCGCCGCCTGCATTGGCTCGAAGGGGTCAGCGACGAGGCGCTCGAGGTCGCTTACGCGCGAGCATCGGCGCTGCTGCTGGCGACCCGCAGCGAAGGCTATGGCCTGCCGCTGGCCGAGGCGTCGCGGCACCGCAAATGGGTGCTCGCGCGCGACCTGCCGGTGTTTCGCGAACAATTGCTCAGCAACGTCCGTTACTTCGGCGACGACCATCCCGAACCGCTGGCGGCGGCTATCGAACGGATCATGGCGGTCGCGGCGCAGGGCGATCCCCCGGTCCAGCATCTGCTCAGTTGGGCCGAATGCGCGGACGAGCTATTGGTCGAGATCGGAGTCGATCGGCCGGCGGTCGTCGACGAACCCATCGAGCAGGATGAGCGGCGGGTCGCCGCACGATGA
- the kdsA gene encoding 3-deoxy-8-phosphooctulonate synthase gives MLLFGRPVTRSRPFLISGPCVIESEALCLDVAGELRRLADRLDLTVIFKASFDKANRTSGESFRGLGLEQGLAVLAKVRAETGLPVLTDVHSAEQVAPVAAVVDVLQTPAFLARQTDLIAAVGASGRAANIKKAQFMAPEHMAAVIGKARAAAAAAGHAGDFFVCERGTSFGYRDLVVDMRSLVLLRESGCPVVFDATHSVQQPGALGDRSGGRREFVEPLARAAVAVGVEGLFMETHPDPDRALSDGPNAVPLDALGPLLERLLAIAECSHGRAGDERP, from the coding sequence ATGCTGCTGTTCGGCCGCCCGGTCACGCGTTCCCGGCCTTTCCTGATTTCGGGCCCGTGCGTGATCGAGAGCGAGGCGCTGTGCCTCGACGTGGCCGGTGAGCTGCGTCGCCTCGCCGACCGGCTCGACCTGACGGTCATCTTCAAGGCCAGCTTCGACAAGGCCAATCGCACGTCGGGCGAGTCGTTTCGTGGGCTCGGCCTCGAGCAGGGACTCGCGGTGCTCGCCAAGGTGCGGGCAGAGACCGGCCTGCCAGTGCTGACCGACGTCCACTCGGCCGAGCAGGTTGCGCCGGTGGCCGCCGTTGTCGACGTGCTCCAGACCCCAGCCTTCCTCGCTCGCCAGACCGACCTCATCGCGGCGGTCGGGGCGAGTGGCCGGGCGGCCAACATAAAGAAAGCCCAGTTCATGGCGCCCGAGCACATGGCCGCGGTGATCGGCAAGGCGCGCGCGGCCGCCGCGGCCGCTGGCCACGCCGGCGACTTCTTCGTCTGCGAGCGCGGCACGTCGTTCGGCTATCGCGACCTGGTCGTCGACATGCGCTCGCTGGTCCTGCTGCGCGAGAGCGGCTGCCCGGTGGTGTTCGACGCCACCCACAGCGTTCAGCAGCCTGGCGCGCTCGGAGATCGCTCGGGCGGTCGGCGCGAGTTCGTCGAGCCGCTCGCCCGCGCGGCGGTCGCCGTTGGGGTCGAGGGACTGTTCATGGAAACTCATCCCGATCCGGACCGGGCGCTGTCGGACGGACCCAACGCCGTGCCGCTCGATGCGCTGGGTCCTCTGCTCGAGCGCTTGTTGGCCATCGCCGAGTGCAGTCATGGGCGAGCCGGTGACGAGCGGCCCTGA
- the gmd gene encoding GDP-mannose 4,6-dehydratase — protein sequence MTTAIITGVTGQDGAYLAELLLAKGYTVYGTYRRTSSVNFWRMEELGITEHPNLHLVEFDLTDLSGAIRLVQQTGCKEIYNLAAQSFVGVSFEQPITTAEITGIGPLYLLEAIRIVDPSIRFYQASTSEMFGKVQAVPQRENTPFYPRSPYGVAKLYAHWMTVNYRESYGIHGSSGILFNHESPLRGREFVTRKITDSVAKIRLGKLDCLSLGNLDAKRDWGFAKEYVEGMWRMLQADQPDTFVLATNRTETVRDFVAMAFKAGEFDIEFQGEGESETAVDRATGKTVMRIDPRFYRPAEVELLIGDPAKATEVLGWKPQTTLEELCRMMVEADLRRNQAGASF from the coding sequence ATGACCACCGCAATCATCACCGGCGTTACCGGACAGGACGGGGCCTATCTCGCCGAATTGCTGCTCGCCAAAGGCTATACCGTTTACGGGACCTATCGCCGGACCAGTTCGGTCAATTTCTGGCGGATGGAAGAGCTCGGCATCACCGAGCATCCGAACCTGCATCTGGTCGAGTTCGACCTGACCGACCTGTCGGGGGCGATCCGGCTGGTCCAGCAGACCGGCTGCAAGGAGATTTACAACCTCGCCGCGCAGAGCTTCGTCGGCGTCTCGTTCGAGCAGCCGATCACCACTGCCGAGATCACCGGCATCGGACCGCTTTATCTGCTCGAGGCGATCCGGATCGTCGATCCGTCGATCCGCTTCTATCAGGCGTCGACCTCGGAAATGTTCGGCAAGGTTCAGGCCGTGCCCCAGCGCGAGAACACGCCTTTCTATCCGCGCAGCCCCTACGGCGTGGCGAAGCTCTACGCCCACTGGATGACCGTCAATTATCGCGAGAGCTACGGTATCCACGGCTCGAGCGGCATCCTGTTCAACCATGAGAGCCCGTTGCGCGGCCGCGAATTCGTCACTCGCAAGATCACCGATTCGGTCGCTAAGATCCGCCTCGGCAAGCTCGACTGCCTCAGCCTCGGCAACCTCGACGCCAAGCGCGACTGGGGCTTCGCCAAGGAATATGTCGAGGGCATGTGGCGGATGTTGCAGGCCGATCAGCCCGACACGTTCGTGCTCGCCACCAACCGCACTGAGACCGTCCGCGACTTCGTGGCGATGGCGTTCAAGGCGGGCGAATTCGACATCGAGTTCCAGGGTGAGGGCGAAAGCGAGACCGCGGTCGACCGCGCGACCGGTAAGACAGTGATGCGGATCGATCCGCGCTTCTACCGCCCGGCCGAGGTTGAGTTGCTGATCGGCGACCCCGCCAAGGCGACTGAAGTGCTCGGCTGGAAGCCGCAGACCACGCTCGAGGAATTGTGCCGGATGATGGTCGAGGCCGATCTTCGCCGCAATCAGGCCGGCGCCTCCTTCTGA
- a CDS encoding KpsF/GutQ family sugar-phosphate isomerase, whose protein sequence is MEPTNRPISKTSPAPDPERVIAVGREVIEMEASALALLAEALDEDFARAVQLVAATRQRVIVSGMGKSGHIGRKIAATLASTGTPALFVHPAEASHGDLGMIAEGDLLLLISNSGATPELRAVIDHAKRIDCPIIAIGSQNASPTMRSATVRLLIPAVREACPVNIAPTTSTTVMLALGDALAIAVMRTRGLSRERLKLLHPGGSIGERLAPVETIMHLGEALPLVSPGMAMSDVVVEISAKGFGIAGVVADDRLVGVITDGDLRRHSHNLFSHSAAEVMSTQPKTVGEGTRNEVALELLQQHRITAIFVTAHDDPRRPIGLVHIHDLARPRHG, encoded by the coding sequence ATGGAACCGACCAACCGACCGATCAGCAAGACGTCCCCGGCGCCCGACCCCGAGCGGGTGATCGCCGTCGGGCGCGAGGTGATCGAGATGGAGGCGTCGGCGCTGGCCTTGCTGGCCGAGGCCCTCGACGAGGATTTTGCTCGCGCCGTCCAGCTGGTCGCCGCCACTCGTCAACGAGTAATCGTCAGCGGCATGGGCAAGTCGGGTCATATCGGCCGCAAGATCGCCGCCACCCTCGCGTCGACCGGCACCCCGGCCCTGTTCGTCCATCCGGCCGAGGCCTCGCACGGCGACCTCGGCATGATCGCCGAAGGCGATTTGCTGCTGCTCATCTCCAACAGCGGCGCAACGCCCGAGCTCCGGGCGGTCATCGACCATGCCAAGCGGATCGATTGTCCGATCATTGCCATCGGTTCGCAAAACGCCTCGCCGACGATGCGCTCGGCGACGGTCAGGCTGCTGATCCCTGCGGTCCGCGAGGCCTGTCCGGTCAACATCGCGCCGACCACCTCGACGACCGTCATGCTGGCGCTCGGCGACGCGCTGGCGATCGCGGTGATGCGGACCCGCGGGCTGTCGCGCGAACGACTGAAGCTGCTTCATCCGGGCGGCTCGATCGGCGAGCGGCTGGCACCGGTCGAGACCATCATGCACCTTGGCGAGGCGCTGCCGCTGGTGTCCCCCGGCATGGCGATGAGCGACGTGGTGGTCGAGATTAGCGCCAAGGGCTTCGGGATCGCCGGCGTGGTGGCCGACGACCGGCTGGTCGGGGTGATCACCGACGGCGATCTTCGCCGTCACAGCCACAATCTCTTCAGCCACTCGGCGGCGGAGGTGATGAGCACCCAGCCCAAGACGGTCGGCGAGGGTACCCGCAACGAAGTCGCGCTCGAATTGCTGCAACAGCACCGGATCACCGCCATCTTCGTCACTGCACACGACGATCCGCGGCGGCCGATTGGGCTTGTCCACATTCACGACCTGGCGCGGCCGAGGCATGGCTGA
- a CDS encoding glycosyltransferase family 4 protein codes for MKVALWGDSLQPHLTGIGRYTLELLRGLPDDPRIESVALWAREQLVAEPERLLSQKGLPRPPKYLRRWRRWRDWRDWRALEGRLFHGPNYFLPRRVERGVVTVHDLSVIRFPETHSAERLRHFARDLLPSLERAVHVITDTETVRQEVIAEFGLAADKVSAVHLGVGRNFRPRAADDLAAVLAPFGLTPGAYGLSVSTLEPRKRIAELIAAWRLLPAATRARTPLVLVGAKGWQDESLLASIERGAAEGWLRPLGYVPEAALPELYAGARLFIYPSIYEGFGLPPLEAMASAVPVVVAGRSCLPEVCGDAAFYVDPDDLDGFAVTLGQALEDESQRCRNVTRGLARAAAFRWERCISKTVDVYEQAAR; via the coding sequence GTGAAAGTCGCGCTGTGGGGCGATTCGCTCCAGCCCCATCTGACTGGGATCGGACGGTATACCCTCGAACTGCTTCGTGGCCTGCCGGACGACCCGCGGATCGAGTCGGTGGCGCTATGGGCCCGCGAACAGCTCGTGGCCGAGCCGGAAAGGCTGCTGAGTCAGAAAGGCCTGCCGCGGCCTCCCAAATATCTGCGGCGCTGGCGCCGCTGGCGCGACTGGCGCGACTGGCGGGCGCTCGAGGGTCGGCTGTTCCACGGTCCTAACTACTTCTTGCCACGCAGGGTCGAACGCGGGGTGGTCACGGTTCACGACCTGTCGGTCATCCGCTTTCCCGAAACGCATAGCGCCGAGCGCCTGCGGCACTTCGCCCGCGACCTGCTGCCTTCGCTCGAGCGCGCTGTGCACGTCATCACCGACACCGAGACCGTCCGCCAAGAGGTGATCGCCGAATTCGGCTTGGCCGCCGACAAGGTGAGCGCGGTGCACCTTGGCGTCGGGCGAAATTTCCGTCCGCGCGCCGCCGACGACCTTGCGGCCGTGCTCGCACCCTTTGGTCTCACGCCCGGCGCCTACGGCCTCAGCGTCTCGACGCTCGAACCGCGCAAGCGGATCGCCGAGCTGATCGCGGCATGGCGCCTGCTGCCGGCCGCCACCCGCGCGCGCACTCCGCTGGTGCTGGTCGGCGCCAAGGGCTGGCAGGACGAGAGCTTGCTCGCCAGCATCGAGCGCGGCGCCGCCGAAGGCTGGCTGCGGCCGCTCGGCTACGTCCCCGAGGCGGCGCTGCCCGAGCTCTACGCCGGCGCGCGCCTCTTCATTTATCCGAGCATCTACGAGGGGTTCGGACTGCCCCCACTGGAGGCGATGGCGAGCGCAGTCCCGGTAGTGGTGGCGGGCCGGTCCTGCCTTCCCGAGGTGTGTGGGGATGCGGCTTTCTACGTCGATCCGGACGACCTTGACGGATTTGCCGTGACACTTGGCCAAGCCCTCGAGGACGAGTCTCAGCGATGCCGAAATGTCACGCGCGGACTGGCCCGTGCCGCCGCGTTCCGCTGGGAGCGATGCATCTCCAAGACCGTTGACGTATATGAACAGGCGGCGCGCTGA